The window CTGGCCCACGGTGACGTTCACCGCCCGCGCCCGCCTCCCCGTGGCCAGGAAGAGGGCCTCGTCCACCTCCTGCTGCACCCGGGCGGCAAGCTCCGGGATGGCCACCCCGTAGGGCACGGCGAGCAGCAGGTCCACCACAAGCCCCTCCGGGGTAGATTCCAGCCGCACGGGCCGCCCCCGGCGGAAGACGTCCGCCAGGGAACGGGGGACGGCCTCGAGGGCCCTAACCCCCTCTATCCCCTTCAGGGCACAAAGGACCACGGCCTCGAGGGCCTGCTCGCTGATCTCGTAGTCCACCCGCACAGGCCTCAGTCTACATCTCCATCCGCCGGGCCACGAAGTTGGTGTACACGGCCCCCCTGCGGAAGAAGGCGTTCTGGAGGACCTTCTGGTGGAAGGGGATGGTGGTCTTGAGGCCCGGCCCCTCAATCACCGTCTCGGAGAGGGCCCGCTCCATGCGCCTTATGGCCTCCTCCCGGGTGGGGGCCCAGACGATGATCTTGGCGATGAGGCTGTCGTAGTGGGGAGGGATCTGGTAGCCGGTGTAGAGGTGGCTGTCCACCCGCACCCCGGGCCCCCCGGGGAAGAGGAGGGTTTCCACCTTGCCGATGGAGGGCCTGAAGCCCTTCTCCGGGTCCTCGGCGTTCACCCGGACCTCTATGGCATGCCCCCGGACCTGGATCTCCTCCTGCTTGAGCCAGAGCTTCTCCCCCTGGGCGATGCGGAACTGGGCCTGGACCAGGTCAATCCCCGTGATCATCTCGGTAACGGGGTGCTCCACCTGGATGCGGGTGTTCATCTCAATGAAGTAGAAGTTCCCCTCCTTGTCCACCAGGAACTCCATCGTGCCTGCCGACACGTAGCCCACGCGCTCGGCGAGGCGCCGCGCCGCCTCGGCGATGGCCCGGCGGGTCTCCTCGGGGAGGAGGCTCGGGGCCTCCTCCAGAAGCTTCTGGTGGCGGCGCTGGATGGAGCAGTCCCGCTCCCAAAGGTGGACCACCCGTTCCCCGTCCCCCAGGACCTGGATCTCAATGTGCTTGGGCTCCTCAATGTACTTCTCCAGGTAGACGGCGGGGTTCCCGAAGGCGGCCCGGGCCTCCTCCTGGGCCTGGAGCACCGCCCGCTCCAG of the Thermus thermophilus HB8 genome contains:
- the accC gene encoding acetyl-CoA carboxylase biotin carboxylase subunit, translating into MKKVLIANRGEIALRIIRAARELGIKTVVAHSTADEKSLPVLLADEAICIGPPPSGQSYLNIPNILSAAIVTGADAIHPGYGFLAENATFAEMCREHGITFIGPTPENMKALGDKATARKVAREAGVPTVPGTDELSSVEEAKRAAQEIGYPVILKASAGGGGRGMRVVHTEEELERAVLQAQEEARAAFGNPAVYLEKYIEEPKHIEIQVLGDGERVVHLWERDCSIQRRHQKLLEEAPSLLPEETRRAIAEAARRLAERVGYVSAGTMEFLVDKEGNFYFIEMNTRIQVEHPVTEMITGIDLVQAQFRIAQGEKLWLKQEEIQVRGHAIEVRVNAEDPEKGFRPSIGKVETLLFPGGPGVRVDSHLYTGYQIPPHYDSLIAKIIVWAPTREEAIRRMERALSETVIEGPGLKTTIPFHQKVLQNAFFRRGAVYTNFVARRMEM
- a CDS encoding Asp23/Gls24 family envelope stress response protein; translated protein: MRVDYEISEQALEAVVLCALKGIEGVRALEAVPRSLADVFRRGRPVRLESTPEGLVVDLLLAVPYGVAIPELAARVQQEVDEALFLATGRRARAVNVTVGQVVPKEDHAQAG